The following coding sequences lie in one Synechococcus sp. PCC 7336 genomic window:
- a CDS encoding DUF4351 domain-containing protein, protein MTSPRADFDTPWKEMLELYFEPCLRLFFPAAQAQIDWSRPYEFLDKELQQIARDAELGRRYADKLVRVWLLDGRDLWILIHVEVQGQRDDSFPERMYIYNTRIAERYGRPVASLAILCDTSPNWQPSEFVREVLGCRLEFRFLTAKLLGYKQRWAELEASSNPFATIAMAHLQAQATRGDERDRLQWKLRLIRRLYERGYEREDIIQLFHFIDWVMALPEELEQEVWEEIQAYEREQRMPYISSVERIGLAKGLEQGLEQGLERGLEQGLEQGLEQGLEQGLEQGLEQGLEQGLEQGLEQGRQQEALRMLLRLMERRFGPIPHPFQTQLQELTVVQLEELLDTALTAASLKQLAEYLEVLRTVNSDGKNA, encoded by the coding sequence ATGACCTCACCCCGAGCAGACTTCGATACCCCCTGGAAGGAGATGCTGGAGCTCTATTTTGAGCCCTGTCTCCGGCTCTTCTTCCCCGCCGCTCAGGCCCAAATCGACTGGTCGCGTCCCTACGAGTTTCTCGACAAAGAGCTCCAGCAGATCGCCCGCGATGCCGAATTGGGCCGTCGTTATGCGGACAAACTGGTGCGGGTTTGGCTGCTCGACGGACGGGACCTGTGGATTCTCATTCATGTGGAAGTGCAGGGCCAGAGAGATGACTCTTTCCCCGAGCGCATGTATATCTACAACACCCGCATTGCCGAGCGCTACGGTCGCCCCGTGGCGAGTTTAGCCATCCTCTGCGACACCAGTCCCAACTGGCAGCCCAGCGAGTTTGTGCGCGAGGTCTTGGGCTGTCGCCTGGAATTCCGCTTTCTCACAGCAAAGTTGCTAGGCTACAAGCAGCGCTGGGCCGAATTGGAGGCCAGCAGCAATCCGTTTGCAACCATTGCGATGGCTCACCTGCAGGCGCAGGCCACTCGTGGGGACGAGCGCGATCGCCTGCAGTGGAAACTGCGGTTGATTCGGCGGCTGTACGAACGGGGCTACGAGCGCGAGGATATCATCCAGCTCTTTCACTTCATCGATTGGGTGATGGCATTGCCGGAGGAGTTGGAGCAAGAGGTTTGGGAGGAGATTCAAGCTTACGAGCGGGAGCAGAGGATGCCTTACATCAGCAGTGTGGAAAGAATCGGTCTGGCCAAAGGGCTCGAACAAGGGCTCGAACAGGGGCTCGAACGAGGGCTCGAACAAGGGCTCGAACAAGGGCTCGAACAAGGGCTCGAACAAGGGCTCGAACAAGGGCTCGAACAAGGGCTCGAACAGGGGCTCGAACAGGGGCTCGAACAGGGGCGACAACAAGAAGCGCTCCGTATGCTACTGCGTTTAATGGAACGTCGGTTTGGCCCGATTCCGCATCCATTTCAGACTCAACTTCAGGAGCTGACCGTAGTGCAGCTAGAGGAGTTACTCGATACAGCTCTAACCGCTGCCTCACTCAAACAACTGGCCGAATACTTGGAGGTTCTCCGAACGGTCAATTCTGATGGAAAAAATGCTTAA
- the glmU gene encoding bifunctional UDP-N-acetylglucosamine diphosphorylase/glucosamine-1-phosphate N-acetyltransferase GlmU, with product MNQRNPAIAVATLAAGKGTRMRSQLPKVLHKLGALTLVERTLDTAQHLSPDRCFAIVGYARERVRETLADREIEFVEQTEQLGTGHAVQQLLPYLEGFQGDLLVLNADVPLLRESTLQTLVRAHRTKQAAATLLTAQVTDPSGYGRVICGVDAAVKEIVEDRDCTPAQLSHKRINGGIYCFHWPDLAKVLPQLSSNNSQQEYYLTDAIAMLPSAYAVDVPDAQELQGINDRLQLAQAYTALQQRIKEDWMRAGVTFVDPNSTTVADTVQLEPDCIIEPQTHLRGSTIVRTGCQIGPNCLIENSSIGANSRVLYSAIADSQIGEGVTIGPFAHLRDNVVVGDRCRIGNFVEVKQTAIGPDSNAAHLSYLGDASLGRQVNIGAGTITANFDGKEKHPTIIGDRSKTGSNSVLVAPIEIGADVTIAAGSTLTESVPDDCLAIARSRQTVKQDWRPRSKET from the coding sequence ATGAATCAACGGAATCCGGCGATCGCGGTGGCCACTCTGGCGGCGGGCAAAGGCACTCGAATGCGATCGCAGCTGCCGAAGGTGCTGCACAAGTTGGGGGCGCTCACCTTGGTGGAGCGGACCCTCGATACCGCCCAACACCTCTCCCCCGATCGCTGCTTTGCGATTGTGGGGTATGCCCGCGAGCGGGTGCGCGAAACCCTCGCCGATCGCGAGATTGAGTTTGTCGAACAGACGGAGCAACTGGGGACGGGTCACGCCGTGCAGCAGTTGTTGCCCTATCTAGAGGGATTTCAAGGGGATTTGCTGGTTTTAAATGCCGACGTTCCCCTGCTGCGCGAATCCACTCTGCAAACGCTGGTTCGAGCGCACCGCACCAAACAAGCCGCCGCCACGTTACTGACCGCTCAAGTCACCGATCCGAGCGGCTACGGGCGAGTCATCTGCGGTGTCGATGCTGCGGTCAAAGAAATTGTCGAAGATCGCGACTGCACCCCCGCCCAACTGAGTCACAAACGCATCAATGGCGGCATCTACTGCTTCCATTGGCCCGATCTAGCCAAAGTCCTGCCCCAACTCAGCTCCAACAATTCACAGCAGGAATATTATCTGACCGATGCCATTGCCATGCTGCCCTCCGCATACGCCGTTGACGTGCCGGATGCACAAGAGTTGCAGGGCATTAACGATCGCCTGCAATTGGCCCAAGCCTACACAGCCTTACAGCAGCGCATCAAAGAAGACTGGATGCGGGCGGGGGTCACCTTTGTCGATCCCAATAGCACCACCGTGGCCGATACGGTCCAGTTGGAGCCCGATTGCATTATCGAGCCTCAAACCCACCTGCGCGGCAGCACGATCGTGCGCACGGGCTGCCAGATCGGTCCCAATTGCCTGATTGAAAACAGCAGCATCGGTGCCAACAGCCGCGTGCTGTACTCGGCGATCGCCGATTCCCAGATTGGCGAAGGCGTCACCATCGGACCGTTTGCCCACTTGCGGGACAATGTCGTGGTGGGCGATCGCTGTCGCATTGGCAACTTTGTCGAGGTCAAACAGACCGCCATCGGTCCCGATAGCAACGCGGCCCACTTGAGTTATCTGGGGGATGCCAGCCTCGGTCGTCAGGTCAATATCGGAGCGGGCACCATCACGGCCAACTTTGATGGCAAAGAGAAACATCCCACCATTATTGGCGATCGCAGCAAAACCGGCTCTAATTCCGTCCTCGTCGCCCCCATCGAAATCGGCGCAGATGTCACGATTGCGGCAGGGTCCACCCTGACAGAGTCGGTCCCGGATGATTGCTTGGCGATCGCGCGATCGCGTCAAACCGTCAAACAGGATTGGCGTCCCCGCTCCAAAGAGACATGA
- a CDS encoding chorismate lyase, producing the protein MTAPSPPSSIFQPSIQSDWLQVEPVWQANTLDLQHKKFIPPLSPSWRLLLLNDGYTTRNLSLLTGSDIAAELIDTRTIDPDRDRAPAAIALLDRPSIRRQVWLTSASGDRLVYGVSWWNPHHLRDYLHHPDQPIGRNLSHRRIELFRELHGLYLGHSETLTQAFRTEGPFWGRHYILWHQQQPITLIAEVFSNSLTRQLGPSQAAANPTEHPCQADGGIDRIAT; encoded by the coding sequence TTGACAGCTCCATCCCCCCCATCATCGATCTTCCAGCCCTCCATCCAGAGCGACTGGCTGCAGGTCGAGCCTGTTTGGCAGGCCAACACCCTCGATTTGCAACATAAAAAGTTCATCCCCCCCCTCTCCCCCAGTTGGCGGCTCCTGCTGCTCAACGACGGCTATACCACCCGTAACCTCAGCCTCCTGACAGGCAGCGACATCGCCGCCGAACTCATCGATACCCGCACCATCGACCCCGATCGCGATCGTGCCCCCGCAGCCATCGCCCTGCTCGATCGCCCCTCCATCCGCCGCCAAGTGTGGCTCACCTCTGCCAGCGGCGATCGCCTTGTCTACGGCGTCTCTTGGTGGAATCCCCACCACCTGCGCGACTATCTCCACCATCCCGACCAGCCGATCGGACGCAACCTCAGTCATCGCCGCATCGAACTCTTCCGCGAACTGCACGGTCTCTACCTCGGTCACTCCGAAACCCTGACCCAAGCCTTCCGAACCGAAGGCCCTTTTTGGGGCCGCCACTACATTCTCTGGCACCAGCAACAGCCCATCACCCTCATCGCTGAAGTCTTTTCCAACAGCCTCACCCGCCAGCTCGGCCCCAGCCAAGCCGCCGCCAACCCAACCGAACATCCCTGCCAAGCAGATGGCGGTATCGATCGAATCGCCACTTAA
- a CDS encoding DUF4157 domain-containing protein: MYSRQSLQAKEFSQSAAIPAQNPLASRPFAPQPQPEPIAEPTQTLEKIQVQLERAEHSMHSAANMKSAPSKAVSPQPLQMKLAIGLPGNPYEQAADRTARQVVRLHAPEPLSIRIGEPVQRAERPEDNDELRRKPEISLIQRVDLPEDDDELRRKPLIQRKIGLGSMAATPDLERSIHRERGRGELLSDTIRQPMEQAFGADFSGVRIHADGRSDQLNQSMQARAFTTGQDVFFRQGDYQPENRGGQELIAHELTHVVQQNRNLGEKRNSNNISKSTYARATDFHYSGQHLQRKIELDFSKIPKESLSTVKEIVRTAYQYIMSTKTGKTVWEDIKKSPHTIQVQVRADDFAPTTFSVFDLFGPDKGEEEIKEFLGVTSNLFVRWNVMDLLVLDPEEKTNLIPKSGPANQSVANALVHELGHARQLLHPEMVGHAMKWRKGERDALKEDNRELANKYNLLIELHNLLNHEIPFSIETGEPVRVKYQGGGKQLTLSEALEDAKARLKPIKKQSNLPWENAFDYVEKRISELEMEVIKIELDSQDYTIPEHIDLEELEKEFESLAEELLEMKDEAPSYLETIAKPYRVE, encoded by the coding sequence ATGTATTCTCGCCAGTCTCTGCAGGCGAAAGAATTCTCTCAGTCAGCAGCGATCCCGGCACAGAACCCCTTAGCGTCGAGACCCTTTGCTCCTCAGCCCCAGCCCGAACCGATCGCCGAACCGACGCAAACTCTAGAAAAAATACAGGTGCAGTTAGAGCGAGCTGAGCACTCGATGCATAGCGCAGCCAACATGAAGAGCGCTCCCAGCAAGGCTGTCTCCCCTCAACCGCTGCAGATGAAGCTGGCGATCGGCTTACCTGGGAACCCATACGAACAGGCAGCAGACCGGACTGCCCGACAGGTCGTGAGGCTACACGCGCCCGAACCCCTGTCAATAAGGATAGGAGAGCCGGTGCAGCGGGCAGAGAGGCCGGAAGACAATGATGAGTTGAGGAGGAAACCAGAAATCAGCTTGATTCAACGGGTGGATCTGCCGGAAGACGATGATGAGTTGAGGAGGAAACCTCTGATTCAGCGAAAAATTGGGCTGGGGAGCATGGCTGCTACACCCGATCTGGAGCGATCGATTCACCGCGAGCGAGGCCGAGGGGAGCTCCTCTCGGACACCATTCGACAGCCAATGGAGCAGGCGTTTGGGGCTGATTTTAGTGGGGTGAGGATTCATGCAGATGGGCGATCGGACCAATTGAATCAATCGATGCAGGCAAGGGCTTTTACAACGGGGCAGGATGTCTTCTTTCGGCAGGGAGACTATCAGCCCGAGAATAGAGGTGGACAGGAGTTGATTGCACACGAGCTGACTCATGTGGTACAGCAAAATAGAAATCTTGGTGAGAAACGTAATTCAAATAACATATCTAAATCGACTTACGCTCGAGCAACGGACTTCCATTATTCAGGCCAACACTTGCAGCGTAAAATTGAATTAGATTTTAGCAAGATACCCAAAGAAAGTCTGTCTACTGTAAAGGAAATTGTGAGAACTGCCTATCAATATATTATGAGTACAAAAACAGGAAAAACAGTTTGGGAAGACATCAAAAAATCTCCACATACCATTCAGGTCCAAGTAAGGGCAGACGATTTTGCTCCCACTACCTTCTCTGTATTTGACCTGTTCGGACCCGACAAAGGCGAAGAGGAAATTAAAGAATTTCTGGGCGTCACAAGCAATCTGTTTGTCCGCTGGAATGTAATGGACTTGCTTGTGCTGGACCCAGAGGAAAAAACGAATCTAATACCGAAATCAGGTCCTGCCAATCAATCTGTGGCAAATGCTCTCGTTCACGAACTCGGACATGCAAGACAACTCCTGCACCCAGAAATGGTTGGCCACGCTATGAAGTGGAGAAAGGGCGAACGCGATGCCTTAAAAGAGGATAATCGCGAACTGGCAAACAAATACAACCTTCTGATAGAACTCCACAACCTGCTCAATCATGAAATTCCTTTTTCGATCGAGACGGGAGAACCCGTTCGTGTGAAATACCAAGGGGGAGGCAAGCAACTAACCTTGTCTGAGGCATTAGAGGACGCGAAAGCGCGACTGAAACCCATCAAAAAACAAAGCAACTTACCGTGGGAAAATGCCTTTGATTATGTGGAAAAACGAATTTCTGAATTAGAAATGGAAGTCATTAAAATCGAATTAGACTCTCAAGACTATACCATTCCAGAACATATAGACCTGGAAGAACTAGAAAAAGAATTTGAATCTCTGGCTGAGGAACTACTGGAAATGAAAGATGAAGCACCCTCCTATCTGGAAACAATCGCAAAACCTTATAGGGTAGAGTAG
- a CDS encoding UPF0158 family protein, whose protein sequence is MMERFCYEVEDPERRVELLDVIQGRGAFNRFRRTTQRFELQAAWYRFRDRALEQIAKEWLELHQIPYQ, encoded by the coding sequence ATGATGGAGCGCTTCTGCTATGAGGTTGAAGATCCCGAGCGTAGAGTAGAACTGCTCGATGTCATTCAAGGTAGAGGCGCGTTTAATCGCTTTCGACGGACAACTCAACGGTTCGAGCTCCAAGCAGCTTGGTATCGCTTTCGCGATCGAGCACTCGAACAGATTGCGAAGGAGTGGCTAGAACTCCACCAGATTCCCTACCAGTAG
- a CDS encoding DUF4351 domain-containing protein: MSSNRQDFDNPWKVILEVYFDKCLAFFFPEIHAEIDWSRGYECLNTELQQIDRTSELGKRWADKLAKVWRKEGSEAFVIIHAEVQGQPETVFGARMYTYYYRLGDKFKAPIVSVAILSDERPSWRPNGFETGLWGCEMSFRFPMVKLLDYEQRWEELEASQNVFATVVMAHLKAQATRGQPSERKVWKWSLTRRLYERGYKREEIINLYRFIDWVMQLPEELELEFQTELEQWEQEGRMPYLSTIERMARQAGREEGREEGERALILRQLARRFGAMSVQRQIRIEALALPQLEELGEVLLDFQSGEELDRWLDECGV, encoded by the coding sequence ATGAGTTCAAACCGCCAAGATTTCGATAACCCTTGGAAGGTTATTTTAGAGGTCTATTTTGACAAGTGTTTGGCCTTTTTCTTTCCCGAGATTCACGCCGAGATTGATTGGAGTCGAGGTTACGAATGTCTGAATACCGAACTCCAGCAAATCGACCGCACCTCAGAATTGGGCAAGCGCTGGGCGGACAAGCTAGCTAAAGTCTGGCGCAAAGAGGGTAGCGAAGCCTTTGTCATCATTCATGCTGAGGTGCAAGGTCAGCCAGAGACCGTTTTTGGGGCACGCATGTATACCTACTACTATCGCTTGGGGGACAAATTCAAGGCCCCAATCGTCAGTGTGGCAATTTTGAGTGATGAGCGGCCCAGTTGGCGACCCAATGGATTTGAAACAGGTCTGTGGGGCTGCGAGATGAGTTTTCGGTTTCCAATGGTGAAGCTGTTAGACTACGAGCAACGCTGGGAGGAACTGGAAGCCAGTCAGAATGTATTTGCCACGGTCGTGATGGCGCATCTGAAGGCGCAGGCAACGCGGGGTCAGCCAAGCGAGCGCAAGGTTTGGAAATGGAGTTTGACGCGGCGGTTGTACGAGCGAGGTTACAAGCGTGAAGAAATCATCAATCTCTATCGATTTATCGATTGGGTAATGCAATTGCCCGAGGAATTGGAGCTAGAATTCCAGACAGAGTTGGAGCAATGGGAGCAGGAGGGTCGGATGCCTTATCTCAGCACGATTGAACGAATGGCACGTCAGGCAGGACGCGAAGAGGGACGCGAAGAGGGCGAACGAGCGCTGATTTTGCGCCAGCTCGCACGGCGATTCGGGGCAATGTCTGTGCAGCGCCAAATTCGTATAGAAGCACTGGCACTGCCTCAATTGGAAGAGCTGGGGGAAGTGCTATTGGATTTCCAGAGTGGGGAAGAGCTGGATCGTTGGTTGGATGAATGCGGTGTGTGA
- a CDS encoding carotenoid oxygenase family protein, protein MIAVNPVATPAYTTENWRKGYASLKQERDYWIDDIDGSLPTELVGTLFRNGPGGLDISGQDYGHPFDGDGAICAITFCGDKAHFRNRYVRTPEFLAEQQAGRILYRSVFGTQRAGGFWNNWFDFNFKNPANTNVVYQGGKLLALWEADVPYRLDPATLETLGKEDFNGVLSKGQAFTAHPRIDPETGDLIAFGVDPGPTSTLYFYRVDPDGKLAEVTSHKIPGFCFLHDFALTPNYRIFFQNPVSFNPIPVALGLRPPAACIELDPKANTRIIAFDRQGKPRTFTTDPGFIFHHANAYEEGDRIIVDSLCYDDYMSLEPGSDYREVVFEEIPYARLVRYELDLQAGTASHEAIVDRPCEFPALNPACVGRKQRYTYVGTTHAAGPNAPLQAVMKVDMETRSQQIHSFAPRGYLGGDPVFVPRLGGETEDDGWIVVLVFDAVKERSDVVILDARNLEGKPVAVLHLKHHIPYGLHGNFTPEVFVR, encoded by the coding sequence ATGATTGCCGTCAACCCTGTCGCGACTCCCGCCTACACCACTGAAAATTGGCGCAAGGGCTACGCTTCTCTCAAACAAGAACGGGACTATTGGATTGATGACATTGATGGCAGCTTGCCGACAGAACTGGTTGGCACTCTATTTCGCAACGGGCCGGGGGGCTTAGATATCAGCGGACAGGACTACGGTCATCCGTTTGATGGAGACGGCGCGATCTGTGCCATTACTTTCTGCGGCGACAAAGCCCACTTTCGCAATCGCTACGTCAGAACCCCCGAATTTTTAGCTGAGCAACAGGCGGGGCGCATCCTCTACCGCAGCGTCTTCGGCACCCAACGCGCTGGTGGCTTTTGGAATAACTGGTTCGATTTCAACTTCAAAAATCCCGCCAACACCAATGTCGTTTATCAAGGGGGCAAACTCCTGGCTCTGTGGGAAGCGGATGTTCCCTACCGCCTCGATCCCGCCACGCTAGAAACCCTCGGCAAAGAAGATTTCAACGGCGTGCTCTCAAAAGGGCAAGCTTTTACCGCGCATCCTCGCATCGATCCCGAGACAGGCGATCTGATTGCGTTTGGTGTCGATCCCGGCCCCACCTCAACGCTATATTTCTATCGGGTCGATCCAGACGGCAAGCTAGCCGAAGTCACCTCCCACAAAATCCCCGGCTTCTGTTTTTTGCACGACTTTGCCCTCACCCCCAACTACCGCATCTTCTTCCAAAACCCCGTCTCTTTTAACCCCATCCCCGTGGCTCTGGGCCTGCGCCCCCCCGCTGCCTGTATCGAGTTAGATCCCAAAGCCAACACCCGTATTATTGCGTTCGATCGCCAAGGCAAGCCCCGCACCTTCACCACCGATCCGGGCTTTATCTTCCATCACGCCAATGCCTATGAAGAGGGCGATCGCATTATTGTCGATTCCCTTTGCTACGACGATTACATGTCCCTCGAACCGGGCAGCGACTATCGCGAGGTGGTGTTTGAGGAGATTCCCTACGCTCGCTTGGTGCGTTACGAGCTGGACTTGCAAGCTGGCACCGCCAGCCACGAGGCGATCGTCGATCGCCCCTGCGAGTTTCCCGCCCTCAACCCCGCTTGCGTGGGTCGCAAGCAGCGCTACACTTACGTCGGCACCACCCACGCGGCGGGGCCCAACGCTCCGTTGCAGGCGGTGATGAAGGTGGATATGGAGACGCGATCGCAACAGATCCACAGCTTTGCTCCGCGCGGATATTTGGGGGGCGATCCGGTGTTTGTGCCGCGTCTGGGGGGAGAGACGGAAGATGATGGGTGGATTGTGGTGCTAGTGTTCGATGCGGTGAAGGAGCGATCGGATGTGGTCATTCTGGATGCCCGCAATCTCGAGGGAAAACCGGTTGCGGTGCTACACCTAAAGCATCACATTCCCTATGGTTTGCACGGCAACTTCACCCCTGAAGTGTTTGTGCGCTAA
- a CDS encoding Uma2 family endonuclease, translated as MVQFKPRQHLPTQDELPETDFAPVDSELQTLVASLLGDLLAWHWRDRSDWFWGINLAVYYKLNTPAIVPDGFLSLGVEQFDRSDGRQSYVVWHEGALPILVVEYVSRSYGQEYGSKMADYASIGVLYYAIYNPVYCSRKRRQPLEIYRLEGDRYVLLEGDPVWLPEIGLGLGRELGTYRNCTREWLYWYDREGNRLTSPAEVAEQESQRAEQERQLREQLLDKLRQKGIDPDTL; from the coding sequence ATGGTCCAGTTCAAACCCCGCCAACACCTCCCCACCCAAGACGAACTGCCCGAAACTGACTTTGCCCCTGTGGATAGCGAATTGCAAACGCTCGTCGCCAGCCTCTTGGGCGATCTCCTCGCTTGGCACTGGCGCGATCGCAGCGATTGGTTCTGGGGCATCAACTTAGCCGTCTATTACAAGCTCAATACACCTGCTATTGTCCCGGATGGCTTCTTGAGTCTGGGGGTGGAACAGTTCGATCGCTCGGACGGCAGACAGAGCTATGTGGTCTGGCATGAAGGCGCACTCCCCATTCTGGTGGTGGAATACGTCTCTCGCAGCTACGGGCAAGAGTACGGCTCCAAGATGGCAGACTACGCCAGTATCGGAGTGTTGTACTACGCGATCTACAATCCCGTTTACTGTTCTCGCAAACGGCGTCAGCCCCTAGAGATTTACCGACTCGAAGGCGATCGCTACGTCTTGCTGGAGGGGGACCCTGTTTGGTTGCCCGAGATTGGCTTGGGCTTGGGCAGAGAGTTGGGCACTTACCGAAATTGCACCAGAGAGTGGCTGTATTGGTACGACCGAGAGGGGAATCGACTGACGTCACCTGCAGAGGTCGCCGAGCAGGAGAGCCAGCGCGCCGAGCAGGAACGACAGTTACGCGAACAACTGCTGGACAAACTCCGGCAAAAGGGAATCGATCCCGATACGCTCTAG
- a CDS encoding DUF547 domain-containing protein, translating into MIHLRNHWPLAAAAALLLASCGGLNAQTDRSTPTEVAVSSSSAGRIRTEVYADVLSDYVHPESTFVDYEALQANRAQLDTYIDDLAALDEATYESWSEAEQIAYWVNAYNAITLKSIIDQTPIKPSIKDIIGVWRIRRHAIFGGNKTLNNIEHDVLRVDFDEPRIHAALVCAAVSCPPLRTEPFTGENLDAQLDDQVEQWLAKEDGLRIDREEGVVYLSKIFDWFTVDWVPSYGLDEGDNRFTGNDKERAVLNFVAGYVNESDREFLEAGDYRIQYFDYDWSLNIQS; encoded by the coding sequence ATGATTCACCTCCGAAACCACTGGCCACTTGCTGCTGCTGCAGCCCTCCTTCTCGCTAGCTGTGGCGGCTTGAACGCCCAAACAGATCGCTCTACGCCGACAGAGGTCGCTGTCTCTAGCAGCAGCGCCGGTCGCATTCGCACTGAAGTCTATGCAGATGTCTTATCTGACTACGTCCACCCAGAGAGTACATTCGTGGACTACGAGGCGTTGCAGGCTAACCGCGCGCAGCTCGATACTTATATTGACGACCTAGCCGCCCTCGATGAAGCGACCTATGAATCGTGGAGTGAAGCAGAACAGATTGCCTACTGGGTTAATGCCTACAATGCCATCACGCTAAAATCCATCATCGATCAAACCCCCATCAAACCCAGCATCAAAGACATCATTGGCGTCTGGCGCATTCGCCGCCACGCGATCTTTGGCGGTAACAAAACCCTGAATAATATCGAGCACGACGTCCTGCGGGTAGACTTCGACGAGCCTCGTATCCACGCTGCTTTGGTGTGTGCGGCAGTGAGCTGCCCCCCCTTGCGTACCGAACCCTTTACAGGTGAAAACCTCGACGCTCAGCTCGACGATCAAGTGGAGCAATGGTTGGCGAAGGAGGACGGCCTGCGGATCGATCGCGAAGAAGGTGTGGTCTATCTCTCCAAAATCTTTGACTGGTTTACCGTTGACTGGGTGCCCAGCTACGGCTTAGACGAGGGTGACAATCGCTTTACCGGTAATGACAAGGAACGAGCTGTGCTCAACTTCGTTGCCGGTTACGTGAACGAGAGCGATCGCGAGTTTCTCGAAGCAGGCGATTACCGCATCCAATACTTCGACTACGATTGGTCCCTTAACATCCAGTCCTAA